The Zonotrichia albicollis isolate bZonAlb1 chromosome 9, bZonAlb1.hap1, whole genome shotgun sequence genome has a window encoding:
- the LOC141730076 gene encoding olfactory receptor 14I1-like — protein MSNSSSIRHFLLLPLADTRQLQLLHFCLLLGISLAALLGNGLIISAVACGHHLHTPMFFFLLNLALTDLGSICTTVPKAMHNSFWDTRNISYTGCAAQLFFFLFFMGAEYSLLTIMCYDRYVSICKPLHYGTLLGNKACAHMAAAAWASAFLYSLLHTANTFSLPLCHGNALDQFFCEIPQILKLSCSLSNFRELELIAISACLALGCFVFIVFSYVQIFRAVLRIPSEQGRQKAFSTCLPHLAVVSLFFSTIMFAHLKSPSMSSPSLDLALSVLYSVVPPALNPLIYSLRNQELKAAVWKLMTGWFQEH, from the coding sequence atgtccaacagcagctccatcaggcacttcctcctgctgccattggcagacacgcggcagctgcagctcctgcacttctgcctcttgctgggcatctccctggctgccctcctgggcaacggcctcatcatcagcgccgtagcctgcggccaccacctgcacacgcccatgttcttcttcctgctcaacctggccctcactgacctgggctccatctgcaccactgtccccaaagccatgcacaattccttctgggacaccaggaacatctcctacacaggatgtgctgctcagctctttttctttctgttcttcatggGAGCAGAGTattccctcctgaccatcatgtgctacgaccgctacgtgtccatctgcaaacccctgcactacgggaccctcctgggcaacaaagcttgtgcccacatggcagcagctgcctgggccagtgcctttctctattcactgctgcacacagccaatacattttccctgcccctgtgccatggcaatgccttGGATcaattcttctgtgaaatcccacagatcctcaagctgtCCTGCTCACTCTCCAATTTCAGGGAACTTGAGCTTATTGCTATTAGTGCTTGTTTAGCATtaggctgttttgtgttcattgttttctcctatgtgcagatcttcagggctgtgctgaggatcccctctgagcagggacggcagaaagccttttccacctgcctccctcacctggctgtggtctctctGTTTTTCAGCACTATTATGTTTGCTCACCTGAAGTCcccttccatgtcctccccatccctggatctggccctgtcagttctgtactcagtggtgcctccagccctgaaccccctcatctacagcctgaggaaccaggagctcaaggctgcagtgtggaaactgatgactggatggtttcaagaacattaa